Proteins from a genomic interval of Paenibacillus sp. FSL H8-0048:
- a CDS encoding SDR family NAD(P)-dependent oxidoreductase yields the protein MGMDNLDERKELIYFREQWTESVPAPEPSAAPSGAEALLVYMAAGDIEAREAARELSRNFTVITIAAGGSFHKQAEHDYMINPGAEQDYTAVLTDVIGEKLNVTHAVMLWKQSSSTEGPLTPDTGAMLTVFHWIQAFHTLKLRLNLRWLSIARSGAEADPATEALGAYGSSLQRVYPRLRFTHIRLADGEYNLAQLIRQESLLDRFAFTHEAEYRQGRRLEREFSELDLKAGGGPVQLKQGGVYIISGGAGALGKILSTHLAQKRQAKLILLGRRPLTASLEHQLDALRTLGGEALYLACDIANPAEVHAAVREAKQRYGAVNGVIHAAGQVSGQLVFQKNTAAFAEVLRPKIAGIAALDEATRHEPLDFFAAFSSTSSLLGDFGQCDYALANRFMDRYLQLRHQWMEQGRRQGKSLSVNWPLWEAGGMHLDPQGEQLYLQTSGMGYLSAELGISAFEQLLASETRQAAVVYGERARLEMQLKLKPEQAAQVKGGSVRLEEHTEINTGSLEQQAMQDVLNLAAQILQTQPGKLNVEENMGDFGFDSLSLKEFADELSGLYDIELSPAVFFAKTTLEELLAFLLEEFGPEVQAHYSAVTLAATPAASPERAEPLHEFPAASASPPMGADADSQRFTAASADEAQPPELLPLARKFPGRSKTSRTIAAPKPAALRDVAVTGMSFKLPGADTAEELWRILENQENQIREIPADRWDWKAYYSTDPQAENRTNSRWGGFISGHDTFDAKFFQISPREAELMDPQQRLFIQAVWKAVEDSGYKMSALAGQPVGVFSGVQFNDYQQLLSANMDKIQAQSSIGNATALLSNRVSYLFNFKGPSESIDTACSSSLVALHRAVKSIQQGESSLALAGGVSLMLDPNTYVGAGVMGVFSPEGQCRTFDRSADGYVKGEGVGVIVLKPLEQAVADGDHIYGVIKGTAVNHGGRGHSLTAPSPDAQAELVVQAFTEAGVDPSAVSYIETHGTGTELGDPVEINGLKKAFTELYRRRDTLPGPGPRIGLGAFKSNIGHLEPASGIAGVIKVLLSLSRGKLPGNLHFKELNPYIQLEGTPFYVLEHTKNWEAGVNRDGQPVPRCAGVSSFGFGGTNAHAVIEEYLQPVQPIRAVHEPAVFLLSAKNADRLCEYAALLQSALTGAADIHRMAYTLQTGREELEERLAVIGSTPEELREALAAYCGGYPSDSLFTGSVPKSRIAAQAADNSPTEITGALSVRNHVFLAKAWTKGSTIDWTVLYGNRYPVRMPLPGYPFAQSRYWMPLKESGGVPAKTEVPIHALHALIDRNRSTLYEQVFEKTFAGNEFYLSDHGHVLPGVVYLEMIRAAGALAAPGQTVTGIRNVVWSSPVLVDKQALEVRAVLQPGAQGIGFQIYSGQDGQRVEHAQGKLVLTSSADRLPESLDVSLLTGRCSGGEQEARSYYELLRSLGAELGHRFSGIQAFYFNPAEAISRLAVPEDLRPTLDSYQLHPTLTDGGLQSAVAFAYRTGLIDRQVLFVPFVLGQLDIIDASVQPAYAYVKRSPGQGLKFDIAFLTEAGNVVSRMKELTLRPFQVNPHAEASSSLPEPKSSAGELVYLTPSWVESAIEPLAEPSASGVTLLVMGAPVEQEAQQGAEFPADAIQVKSASIYCKLAADQVQLNPSDPQSYARLAEDYSIAEDTRLQIIYLLGSPGCRTVKERVDKDIYPVFHLCKWLASIRFRHPVRLVCIYRNGQTVAEYSALSGFFRSAALENPKLQGSLIQLKDHSRLKDVLEQELSDSRPEYEVKYEDGTRYSRRLIPSLPLAGSTGKLKTGGAYMIVGGLGGLGYKVAEHLAAKYQARLILCGRSISADPAKLDRLRVLGGDAAYLPLDLADEKAVELAVTAAKGIYNRLDGVIHSAGVIKDSLLAKKNMADIAEVLSAKVYGTVHLYRALSRDNPELLFLPFSSSTALIGNIGQSDYAYANSFLDHYVALMNEKRGRRDTAVNWSLWDKGGMQVDSGTRELLWTRFGMLPLSDQSGLLALEESLSSPEAQVMVVSGDKERMIQAFTGTAGQPKRQLRQPEGCDSAAHADTGRSRQLEEALIGIMAEILKSDRSEIHRESDLAELGFDSISFTELSNAVNRTLGVEITPTLFFEQSTPAAIAEAVYGEYRSVIDRHFAPEEELKTGLLTVQAKQSDSEQSALQAQAAFRLMHPEPGTGAAQALQSANPPAQPGQTTGVLPGAREPIAIVGMSGMMPGADDLEQFWSNLAAQKDMVTTIPEDRWSWQERYGDPRREAGRTDVKYGAFLKRIDTFDPLFFGISPVEAEKMDPQERHMLQTVWHTLENAGYKPETLSGTRTSVFIGVSNGDYQELLLKEEIATTLTRTMLTNRISYFFNWSGPSEPVDTACSSSLVAIHRAVESIWNEGCPYAVAGGINLIASPNLFIAGGSLGMLSKDGKCKTFDKDADGYVRGEGAGALLLKPLSAAVRDKDYIHGVIRGTAVNHGGKSNSITSPHAKAQAEVIIRAHAAAGIDPSTVTYIETHGTGTSLGDPIEIEGLKKAFKALYQQWGKPESELPQCVIGSLKTAVGHLESAAGIAGVSKVLLSMKYGSIPGNIHFKELNPYIKLEGSGLSIAEHTVPWKPLTGSRDSVIPRRAGVSAFGVGGSNAHIVLEEYRNPTAEVPVQSRNPHIITLSAKSRTSLRENSRRLQAYIGRMLTAEAASPALNNNIHSIETSLLRDVTALFRAVMALDGEEIDPGAELEEYGLDAVKTLQLLELLRDKFGLEFKDAVYGFSSLGSLVMFLMQHDPSGLSNYYELRHKTLLPEERVCLHESLTLEELAYNLQTGRAEMTERLAIVADSLGMLHGKLEAYLSGLQGQSGIYEGQSSQRSALSQLFDGEESSLFMSELLLARRLDKLAQLWVQGVSIDWSTWYPQPLRKTPLPEYAFDEERYWLPSPVKAPEGEAPVLPSFIEEASEVLDDNQLLMWLNKLHNREISAENLNLLVGDLLE from the coding sequence ATGGGCATGGATAACTTGGATGAACGCAAAGAATTGATCTATTTCCGGGAGCAGTGGACGGAATCCGTCCCTGCTCCAGAGCCTTCAGCTGCCCCCTCCGGGGCAGAGGCTCTGCTGGTGTACATGGCAGCAGGGGACATAGAGGCCCGTGAGGCTGCGAGAGAATTAAGCCGTAATTTCACTGTGATAACCATCGCAGCAGGCGGTTCCTTCCACAAACAGGCAGAACATGATTACATGATTAATCCCGGGGCTGAGCAGGACTATACCGCTGTGCTGACGGATGTGATAGGAGAGAAGCTGAACGTTACCCATGCTGTGATGCTTTGGAAGCAATCCTCTTCCACAGAGGGGCCGCTTACACCGGATACCGGTGCGATGCTCACCGTATTCCACTGGATTCAAGCCTTCCATACCCTGAAGCTGCGGTTGAACCTCCGCTGGTTATCCATAGCCAGAAGCGGTGCTGAAGCAGACCCGGCTACGGAAGCCCTGGGAGCGTACGGCAGCTCGTTACAGCGGGTATATCCGCGCCTGCGTTTCACTCACATCCGGCTTGCCGACGGGGAGTACAATCTGGCACAGCTTATCCGCCAGGAGAGTCTGCTGGACCGCTTTGCTTTTACACATGAGGCGGAATACAGGCAGGGCCGCAGATTAGAGCGGGAGTTCAGCGAGCTTGACTTGAAGGCAGGCGGCGGACCCGTTCAGCTGAAGCAAGGCGGTGTGTATATCATCTCCGGCGGAGCCGGGGCGCTGGGCAAGATCCTGAGTACACATCTCGCACAGAAACGGCAGGCGAAGCTGATTCTGCTGGGCAGGCGTCCGCTTACTGCTTCCTTAGAGCATCAGCTTGACGCATTGCGCACCTTAGGCGGAGAAGCGCTGTACCTGGCCTGCGATATTGCAAATCCTGCGGAGGTGCATGCGGCAGTCCGGGAGGCGAAGCAGCGGTATGGAGCGGTTAACGGTGTGATCCATGCGGCGGGACAGGTGAGTGGGCAGCTTGTTTTTCAGAAAAACACCGCCGCCTTCGCAGAGGTTCTCCGGCCGAAAATCGCCGGAATCGCCGCCCTCGATGAAGCTACTCGGCACGAGCCGCTGGATTTCTTCGCCGCCTTCTCCTCAACGTCTTCCTTGCTGGGGGATTTCGGTCAATGCGACTACGCGTTGGCGAACCGGTTCATGGACCGGTATTTGCAGCTCAGGCATCAATGGATGGAGCAAGGCAGGCGGCAGGGCAAGAGCCTAAGCGTGAATTGGCCGCTGTGGGAAGCGGGAGGCATGCACCTGGACCCGCAGGGGGAACAGCTCTATTTGCAGACCTCCGGGATGGGATATTTATCCGCTGAGCTGGGAATCAGCGCTTTTGAACAACTATTGGCAAGTGAGACCCGGCAAGCCGCAGTAGTATACGGGGAACGGGCAAGGCTGGAGATGCAGCTGAAGCTGAAGCCGGAGCAGGCCGCGCAGGTCAAGGGAGGAAGTGTGAGGTTGGAGGAGCATACGGAGATCAACACCGGATCATTGGAACAACAGGCGATGCAGGATGTGCTGAACCTGGCGGCGCAGATTTTGCAGACACAGCCCGGGAAGCTGAACGTGGAGGAGAACATGGGCGATTTCGGCTTTGATTCGCTGTCATTGAAGGAATTCGCCGACGAATTAAGCGGGCTGTATGATATTGAACTGTCACCGGCGGTCTTCTTTGCCAAAACTACACTGGAAGAGCTGCTCGCGTTCCTGCTGGAGGAGTTCGGCCCGGAGGTTCAGGCGCACTATTCCGCTGTAACTCTGGCGGCTACGCCAGCTGCTTCACCTGAACGGGCAGAGCCGCTGCATGAGTTCCCGGCTGCGTCCGCATCGCCTCCCATGGGGGCTGACGCTGATTCGCAGCGCTTCACAGCAGCATCCGCAGACGAAGCACAGCCGCCGGAGCTACTGCCGCTGGCCCGCAAATTCCCGGGCCGCAGCAAGACCAGCCGCACTATCGCCGCTCCGAAACCGGCAGCGCTGCGGGATGTGGCGGTGACCGGCATGAGCTTCAAGCTGCCGGGCGCCGATACGGCAGAGGAGCTCTGGCGGATTCTGGAGAACCAGGAGAACCAGATCCGGGAGATTCCGGCAGACCGCTGGGATTGGAAGGCGTACTACAGTACGGACCCGCAGGCGGAGAACCGGACGAATTCCCGCTGGGGCGGCTTTATCAGCGGCCATGATACATTTGATGCGAAGTTCTTCCAGATCTCTCCACGTGAAGCAGAGCTGATGGACCCGCAGCAGAGATTGTTTATTCAGGCCGTCTGGAAGGCTGTGGAGGACAGCGGGTACAAGATGTCCGCGCTTGCCGGGCAGCCGGTGGGTGTCTTCTCCGGTGTACAATTCAATGATTATCAGCAGCTCTTATCTGCGAACATGGACAAGATTCAGGCCCAGTCCAGCATTGGTAATGCAACTGCTCTGCTCAGCAACCGCGTATCCTATCTGTTCAATTTCAAAGGGCCGAGCGAATCCATTGACACCGCCTGCTCCAGCAGTCTCGTCGCCCTGCACCGGGCGGTGAAGTCTATCCAGCAGGGAGAGAGCAGCCTTGCTCTGGCCGGCGGGGTGAGCCTGATGCTTGATCCCAATACCTATGTAGGAGCAGGAGTAATGGGCGTATTCTCCCCGGAAGGACAATGCAGAACCTTCGACCGCAGTGCGGACGGCTACGTTAAGGGTGAAGGTGTTGGAGTCATAGTGCTGAAGCCGCTGGAGCAGGCCGTAGCAGATGGAGATCACATCTACGGCGTAATCAAGGGCACTGCCGTGAATCACGGGGGGCGTGGGCATTCGCTGACTGCCCCGAGCCCGGATGCTCAGGCGGAGCTGGTGGTGCAGGCCTTCACTGAGGCGGGTGTCGATCCGTCAGCCGTATCTTACATTGAGACGCATGGAACGGGCACAGAGCTGGGGGACCCGGTGGAGATCAACGGGCTGAAGAAGGCCTTCACTGAACTGTACCGCCGCCGGGATACCCTTCCGGGTCCCGGACCGCGGATTGGTCTTGGCGCATTCAAATCGAATATCGGCCATCTGGAGCCTGCATCCGGGATTGCCGGGGTGATTAAGGTATTGCTGTCTCTCTCCAGAGGCAAGCTGCCTGGAAACCTTCATTTCAAGGAGCTCAATCCGTATATTCAGCTGGAGGGCACCCCGTTCTATGTACTGGAGCACACGAAGAACTGGGAGGCAGGGGTGAACAGAGACGGACAGCCGGTGCCGCGCTGCGCAGGTGTCAGCTCCTTCGGCTTCGGCGGCACGAACGCCCACGCCGTTATTGAAGAGTATTTGCAGCCTGTACAGCCCATACGGGCTGTGCATGAACCCGCCGTATTTCTCCTGTCGGCCAAGAATGCTGACCGGCTGTGCGAGTATGCGGCACTCCTTCAGAGCGCACTTACCGGAGCGGCGGATATACACAGGATGGCTTATACCCTCCAGACCGGACGGGAAGAGCTGGAGGAACGGCTCGCTGTCATTGGCTCGACACCGGAGGAGCTGAGGGAGGCACTGGCCGCTTATTGCGGCGGGTATCCGTCAGATTCGCTCTTCACAGGCAGCGTCCCTAAATCCCGCATAGCAGCCCAAGCAGCGGACAATTCCCCTACGGAAATCACCGGTGCCTTGTCCGTTAGGAATCATGTTTTCCTCGCCAAGGCATGGACAAAGGGCAGCACCATAGATTGGACTGTGCTATACGGCAACCGTTATCCGGTAAGAATGCCCTTGCCGGGGTACCCTTTTGCACAGTCCCGTTATTGGATGCCGCTGAAGGAGTCAGGCGGTGTTCCCGCCAAGACTGAAGTTCCTATCCATGCTCTGCACGCGCTGATTGACCGGAACAGGTCCACGCTGTACGAGCAGGTGTTCGAGAAAACCTTTGCAGGTAACGAATTCTATCTGTCCGACCATGGGCATGTCCTGCCGGGCGTTGTCTATCTGGAGATGATCCGGGCAGCCGGTGCACTGGCCGCTCCTGGGCAGACCGTTACCGGAATCCGCAATGTAGTCTGGTCAAGTCCGGTTCTGGTGGACAAGCAAGCGCTGGAGGTTAGGGCTGTATTGCAGCCTGGTGCCCAAGGAATCGGTTTTCAGATCTATTCCGGACAGGACGGACAGCGGGTGGAACACGCCCAAGGCAAGCTGGTGCTTACCTCTTCCGCAGACAGACTGCCGGAGAGCCTGGATGTCAGTCTCCTAACCGGCCGATGCAGCGGAGGGGAGCAAGAGGCGCGCTCCTACTATGAGCTGCTGCGTAGTCTGGGTGCTGAGCTGGGCCACCGCTTCTCAGGGATACAGGCCTTTTATTTCAATCCGGCAGAGGCCATCTCCAGGCTGGCCGTGCCGGAAGATCTCCGGCCGACACTGGACAGTTACCAGCTTCATCCGACTTTAACGGACGGAGGCTTGCAGTCAGCAGTGGCTTTTGCCTACCGGACAGGACTGATCGACCGGCAGGTGCTGTTCGTGCCGTTCGTGCTGGGACAGCTCGACATTATCGATGCTTCCGTTCAGCCCGCATACGCTTATGTTAAGCGCTCGCCGGGCCAGGGACTGAAATTCGATATTGCGTTCCTGACGGAAGCCGGAAATGTGGTCTCAAGAATGAAGGAGCTTACGCTCCGCCCGTTCCAGGTGAACCCGCATGCAGAAGCTTCATCTTCCTTGCCAGAGCCGAAGTCAAGTGCCGGTGAGCTGGTCTATCTGACCCCAAGCTGGGTGGAGAGTGCTATAGAACCGCTGGCAGAACCCTCCGCTTCAGGAGTCACCCTCCTGGTCATGGGGGCTCCCGTTGAACAAGAGGCCCAGCAAGGCGCTGAATTTCCTGCCGATGCCATACAGGTAAAATCCGCTTCAATCTACTGCAAGCTGGCCGCAGATCAGGTTCAGCTGAATCCGTCCGATCCGCAGAGCTACGCAAGACTGGCAGAGGATTACAGCATCGCCGAGGATACGCGACTGCAGATTATCTATCTGCTTGGCAGTCCGGGCTGCCGGACAGTCAAGGAACGTGTGGACAAGGATATCTATCCCGTGTTCCACCTGTGTAAATGGCTGGCCTCCATCCGCTTCCGGCATCCGGTCCGTCTGGTCTGCATCTACCGCAATGGGCAGACAGTCGCCGAGTATAGCGCACTGTCCGGCTTCTTCCGCTCAGCCGCGCTGGAGAATCCGAAGCTTCAGGGCAGCCTGATCCAGCTCAAGGATCACAGCAGATTGAAGGATGTACTGGAGCAGGAGCTCTCAGACAGCAGACCTGAATATGAGGTCAAGTATGAAGACGGCACCAGATATAGCCGGCGCTTAATTCCCTCACTGCCGCTTGCGGGCAGCACAGGCAAGCTGAAGACCGGCGGTGCTTATATGATTGTCGGCGGGCTGGGCGGGCTGGGCTACAAGGTGGCCGAGCATTTGGCGGCAAAGTATCAGGCCCGGCTGATCCTCTGCGGCAGAAGCATAAGCGCCGACCCCGCCAAGCTGGATCGGCTGAGGGTTCTTGGCGGTGATGCAGCCTATCTCCCGCTGGATTTAGCGGACGAGAAGGCCGTAGAGCTGGCGGTAACAGCAGCCAAAGGGATCTATAACCGGCTGGATGGTGTCATCCACTCCGCAGGTGTCATTAAGGATTCGCTGCTGGCCAAAAAGAACATGGCGGATATAGCCGAGGTGCTGAGTGCCAAGGTATACGGAACAGTTCATCTATACCGGGCGCTGTCCCGCGATAATCCGGAGCTGCTGTTCCTGCCGTTCTCTTCATCCACCGCGCTGATCGGTAATATCGGGCAGAGTGACTATGCTTATGCCAACAGCTTCTTGGATCATTATGTGGCGCTTATGAATGAGAAGCGGGGCAGAAGGGATACCGCAGTGAACTGGTCCTTGTGGGACAAGGGCGGCATGCAGGTGGACAGCGGGACAAGGGAGCTATTGTGGACGAGATTCGGGATGCTCCCGCTATCCGATCAATCAGGACTGCTCGCCCTGGAAGAGAGCCTGTCCTCCCCGGAAGCCCAGGTGATGGTGGTCTCCGGCGACAAGGAGAGAATGATTCAGGCATTCACCGGGACAGCGGGTCAGCCGAAGCGCCAGCTAAGACAGCCGGAAGGCTGCGATAGCGCCGCGCATGCGGATACCGGACGGAGCCGTCAACTGGAGGAAGCACTCATCGGGATTATGGCAGAGATCCTTAAGAGCGACCGGAGTGAGATTCACCGGGAATCCGACCTTGCTGAGCTCGGCTTCGATTCCATCTCGTTCACCGAGCTGTCGAATGCCGTTAACCGGACGCTTGGGGTGGAAATTACACCTACGCTGTTCTTTGAGCAGTCTACACCAGCTGCAATTGCGGAAGCGGTCTACGGGGAGTACCGGTCTGTGATAGACCGGCATTTTGCGCCGGAGGAGGAGCTTAAGACCGGTCTTTTGACGGTTCAAGCGAAGCAATCAGATTCTGAGCAATCCGCCCTTCAGGCTCAGGCTGCCTTCAGACTGATGCACCCTGAACCGGGTACCGGGGCAGCCCAGGCTCTGCAATCAGCCAATCCACCCGCACAGCCGGGACAGACTACGGGCGTTCTGCCCGGTGCCAGAGAGCCTATCGCCATCGTGGGCATGAGCGGGATGATGCCCGGAGCAGACGACCTGGAGCAGTTCTGGTCCAATCTGGCGGCACAGAAGGATATGGTCACTACCATTCCTGAAGACCGCTGGAGCTGGCAGGAACGGTACGGTGATCCGCGCCGGGAGGCCGGGAGAACAGACGTGAAATACGGTGCATTCCTGAAGCGCATTGATACGTTTGATCCGTTATTCTTCGGTATTTCACCAGTGGAGGCGGAGAAAATGGACCCGCAGGAGAGACATATGCTTCAGACCGTATGGCATACGCTGGAGAATGCGGGCTACAAGCCGGAGACGCTGTCGGGTACCCGGACCTCGGTGTTCATCGGGGTATCGAACGGGGATTATCAGGAACTGCTCCTTAAGGAGGAGATAGCCACTACGCTGACCCGCACGATGCTGACGAACCGTATCTCCTATTTCTTCAATTGGAGCGGACCGAGCGAGCCGGTGGATACAGCCTGCTCCAGCTCCCTGGTGGCAATCCACCGTGCGGTGGAGTCCATCTGGAATGAAGGCTGCCCTTATGCGGTAGCAGGCGGAATCAACCTGATTGCCAGCCCGAACCTCTTCATTGCGGGCGGAAGTCTGGGGATGCTCAGTAAGGACGGGAAATGCAAGACCTTCGACAAAGACGCCGACGGGTATGTACGGGGCGAAGGGGCGGGTGCGCTGCTGCTGAAGCCGCTGTCCGCCGCCGTCAGGGATAAGGACTATATTCATGGGGTGATCCGGGGAACTGCGGTTAATCACGGAGGGAAGTCGAATTCAATCACTTCGCCGCATGCCAAAGCCCAGGCTGAGGTAATTATCCGCGCCCATGCAGCCGCAGGGATAGACCCTTCCACGGTCACTTACATCGAGACACACGGTACAGGCACCAGCCTGGGCGATCCGATTGAGATCGAAGGATTGAAAAAAGCCTTCAAAGCCCTCTACCAGCAGTGGGGCAAGCCTGAATCCGAGCTTCCGCAATGTGTAATCGGTTCGCTCAAAACGGCGGTCGGCCATCTGGAATCGGCGGCGGGCATAGCGGGTGTCAGCAAAGTGCTGCTGTCGATGAAGTACGGGAGCATTCCGGGAAACATCCATTTTAAGGAACTCAACCCCTATATCAAGCTGGAGGGCAGCGGGCTTAGCATAGCGGAGCACACGGTTCCATGGAAGCCGCTTACAGGCAGCCGGGACAGCGTAATTCCGCGCAGGGCAGGTGTCAGCGCATTCGGCGTAGGCGGGAGCAATGCCCATATCGTGCTGGAGGAATACCGCAACCCTACGGCGGAGGTCCCTGTACAGAGCCGCAATCCGCACATCATCACTCTCTCTGCCAAAAGCAGGACCAGCCTCAGGGAAAACAGCCGCAGGCTACAGGCCTACATTGGCCGCATGTTGACAGCTGAAGCGGCCAGTCCTGCGCTGAATAACAATATCCACAGCATCGAGACAAGTCTGCTGCGGGACGTTACCGCCTTATTCAGAGCAGTGATGGCGCTTGACGGGGAGGAGATTGATCCGGGAGCGGAGCTTGAGGAATACGGTCTGGATGCGGTCAAGACACTGCAGCTTCTGGAGCTGCTGAGGGACAAATTCGGACTTGAGTTCAAGGATGCCGTCTACGGCTTCTCTTCCCTTGGCAGTCTGGTGATGTTCCTGATGCAGCACGACCCTTCGGGACTCAGCAACTATTATGAGCTGCGGCACAAGACACTTCTACCTGAAGAAAGGGTCTGCCTGCACGAGAGTCTGACCCTGGAGGAGCTGGCCTACAATCTTCAGACCGGACGCGCCGAGATGACGGAGCGGCTGGCTATTGTGGCAGACAGTCTGGGCATGCTCCACGGGAAGCTGGAGGCCTACCTGTCCGGGCTTCAAGGCCAGTCCGGCATCTACGAAGGGCAGAGCAGTCAGCGCTCGGCACTCAGCCAGCTGTTCGACGGCGAGGAGAGCAGCCTGTTCATGAGTGAGTTGTTGCTTGCCCGGAGACTGGATAAGCTTGCGCAGCTCTGGGTGCAGGGAGTATCCATCGACTGGAGCACCTGGTACCCGCAGCCTCTGCGCAAGACACCGCTGCCCGAATATGCTTTTGACGAAGAACGTTACTGGCTGCCAAGTCCGGTGAAGGCTCCTGAAGGAGAAGCGCCTGTCTTGCCCTCCTTCATTGAAGAAGCGTCCGAAGTCTTGGACGATAACCAGCTGCTGATGTGGCTGAACAAGCTGCATAACAGGGAAATAAGCGCCGAGAATCTAAATCTGTTAGTGGGGGATCTCCTGGAATGA